In Agromyces sp. 3263, a single genomic region encodes these proteins:
- a CDS encoding PH domain-containing protein — translation MSVLFLDPRVERYLIADEGEVIVDEVTKHWAAIFGPILELLAIIPVMALLLWLPAGGYWLPLLGGLALLLHALWRIIGARMDRFVVTNMRVFRVHGILSQHVATMPISRILDISVHTPILGRIFNYGHFVFESAAQEQGLREIRFVGSPTQRGLTIQRVIQRSGLRGSGGRPLNRQADQALPTGQPRSEPYRDPYRDPQDPTATQTAPIDLPWWRSEG, via the coding sequence GTGAGCGTGCTGTTCCTCGATCCGCGCGTCGAGCGCTACCTGATCGCCGACGAGGGCGAGGTCATCGTCGACGAGGTCACCAAGCACTGGGCGGCGATCTTCGGCCCCATCCTCGAGCTGCTCGCGATCATCCCGGTGATGGCGCTGCTGCTGTGGCTCCCGGCGGGCGGCTACTGGCTGCCGCTGCTCGGCGGCCTCGCGCTGCTGCTGCACGCCCTGTGGCGCATCATCGGCGCGCGCATGGACCGCTTCGTCGTCACGAACATGCGCGTGTTCCGCGTCCACGGCATCCTGTCGCAGCACGTGGCGACCATGCCGATCTCGCGCATCCTCGACATCTCGGTGCACACGCCGATCCTCGGCCGCATCTTCAACTACGGGCACTTCGTGTTCGAGTCCGCCGCGCAGGAGCAGGGCCTCCGCGAGATCCGGTTCGTCGGCTCGCCGACCCAGCGCGGGCTCACGATCCAGCGCGTCATCCAGCGCTCGGGCCTGCGTGGCAGCGGCGGACGACCGCTCAACCGGCAGGCCGATCAGGCGCTCCCGACGGGCCAACCCCGTTCCGAGCCGTACCGCGACCCGTACCGCGATCCGCAGGACCCGACGGCCACGCAGACGGCCCCGATCGACCTGCCCTGGTGGCGCTCCGAGGGCTGA
- a CDS encoding LacI family DNA-binding transcriptional regulator, whose product MAGIEEVAKLAGVSTATVSRALSGRGHVSPASKAKVVEAAARLGYVVSSNASSLASGRTRNIGVVIPFLNRWFFSSVLEGAQQELLRSGYDLTLYNLSGDGRERASVFEHFLLRQRVDAVIAVSLELTEPEVARLHELGKPLVGVGGPIPGVRTLTIDDAAVARLATEHLIALGHSRIAHIGGDLEFDLDFHLPTNRRIGYEGALADAGIELDPRLFAPADFTIRGGYHAAKQLLGVPHDRPTAIFAASDEMAIGSILAARDLGLSVPRDVSIVGIDDHDLADFFGLSTVAQFPRLQGEKAVEILMEQLEPEADAPAPAATPLPYELRVRSSTARPPER is encoded by the coding sequence ATGGCCGGCATCGAAGAGGTCGCGAAGCTCGCGGGGGTCTCCACCGCGACCGTCTCGCGTGCGCTCAGCGGCCGGGGCCACGTCTCGCCCGCCTCGAAGGCGAAGGTCGTCGAGGCCGCCGCGCGGCTCGGCTACGTCGTCTCGTCGAACGCCTCGAGCCTCGCCTCGGGCCGCACCCGCAACATCGGCGTGGTGATCCCGTTCCTCAACCGCTGGTTCTTCTCGTCGGTGCTCGAGGGCGCCCAGCAGGAACTGCTGCGCAGCGGGTACGACCTCACCCTCTACAACCTGTCGGGCGACGGCCGCGAGCGGGCGAGCGTGTTCGAGCACTTCCTGCTGCGACAGCGGGTCGACGCGGTGATCGCCGTCTCGCTCGAGCTCACCGAACCCGAGGTGGCGCGGCTGCACGAGCTCGGCAAGCCCCTCGTCGGCGTCGGCGGGCCGATCCCCGGGGTGCGCACGCTCACGATCGACGACGCCGCGGTCGCCCGGCTCGCGACCGAGCACCTCATCGCGTTGGGGCACTCGCGCATCGCCCACATCGGCGGCGACCTCGAGTTCGACCTCGACTTCCACCTGCCCACCAACCGCCGCATCGGCTACGAGGGCGCGCTCGCCGACGCCGGGATCGAGCTCGATCCGCGCCTGTTCGCCCCGGCCGACTTCACCATCCGCGGCGGGTACCACGCGGCCAAGCAACTGCTGGGGGTGCCGCACGATCGGCCCACGGCGATCTTCGCGGCATCCGATGAGATGGCGATCGGGTCGATCCTCGCCGCCCGCGACCTCGGACTCTCCGTGCCGCGCGACGTGTCGATCGTCGGCATCGACGACCACGACCTCGCCGACTTCTTCGGCCTCTCGACAGTCGCGCAGTTCCCGCGCCTGCAGGGCGAGAAGGCGGTCGAGATCCTGATGGAGCAGCTGGAGCCCGAGGCGGATGCCCCTGCGCCGGCCGCGACGCCCCTCCCCTACGAGCTGCGCGTCCGCTCCTCGACGGCCCGGCCGCCCGAGCGCTGA
- a CDS encoding glycoside hydrolase family 13 protein, whose protein sequence is MTQTRPTTLAHEASVVLASDPNWWRQAAVYQIYPRSFADANGDGIGDLPGITSRIPYLAELGVDAVWLSPFYPSALADGGYDVDDYRDVDPKLGTLADFDEMVAALHASGIRLIVDIVPNHSSNRHRWFQEALASPKGSAARDRYLFHDGAGPDGTEPPSDWQSMFGGSAWEPVGDGQFYLHLFAPEQPDLNWANREVRDDFLTTLRFWADRGVDGFRVDVAHALAKDLTYPLRSHAELEEMKLVTDGSHPLWDREELDEIYAEWRAVFDEYDPPRIAVAEAWVEPSRRYRYALPTSLGQAFNFDLLRANFDADEFRAIVDHNMQSVVVTGSSNTWVFSNHDVVRHATRYGLADDPGQEGEVGKRWLLHGGPASELDAALGLRRARAATLLMLALPGSAYLYQGEELGLPEVADIPDAERQDPTFFRSPGVEVGRDGCRVPLPWTTTGSSFGFGADGAHLPQPSWFGAFSVEAEGADPDSTLHLYRRALALRHELQGAEELTWRQHPSGSAEVLWFERPGGWQSVTNFGASPVDLPEGEVLVTSAPLEGGRLPGATTAWLRG, encoded by the coding sequence ATGACCCAGACCCGACCCACGACGCTCGCACACGAGGCATCCGTGGTTCTCGCGAGCGACCCGAACTGGTGGCGTCAGGCCGCCGTGTACCAGATCTACCCGCGCAGCTTCGCGGACGCGAACGGCGACGGCATCGGCGACCTGCCGGGCATCACGAGCCGCATCCCGTACCTCGCCGAGCTCGGGGTGGACGCGGTCTGGCTCTCGCCGTTCTACCCGTCGGCCCTCGCCGACGGCGGCTACGACGTCGACGACTACCGCGACGTCGACCCGAAGCTCGGGACCCTCGCCGACTTCGACGAGATGGTCGCGGCGCTGCACGCCAGCGGCATCCGTCTCATCGTCGACATCGTGCCGAACCACTCGTCGAACCGGCATCGGTGGTTCCAGGAGGCGCTCGCCTCGCCGAAGGGGTCGGCCGCCCGCGACCGCTACCTCTTCCACGACGGCGCCGGGCCCGACGGCACCGAGCCGCCGAGCGACTGGCAGTCGATGTTCGGCGGGTCGGCGTGGGAGCCGGTGGGCGACGGCCAGTTCTACCTGCACCTGTTCGCACCCGAGCAGCCCGACCTGAACTGGGCCAACCGCGAGGTGCGCGACGACTTCCTCACGACCCTGCGGTTCTGGGCCGACCGGGGCGTCGACGGGTTCCGCGTCGACGTGGCCCACGCGCTCGCGAAGGACCTGACCTACCCGCTGCGCTCGCACGCCGAGCTCGAGGAGATGAAGCTCGTCACCGACGGCTCGCACCCCCTGTGGGATCGCGAGGAGCTCGACGAGATCTACGCCGAGTGGCGCGCCGTGTTCGACGAGTACGACCCGCCCCGCATCGCCGTGGCCGAGGCGTGGGTCGAGCCCAGCCGCCGCTACCGCTACGCGCTGCCGACGAGCCTCGGGCAGGCGTTCAACTTCGACCTGCTGCGTGCGAACTTCGACGCCGACGAGTTCCGCGCGATCGTCGACCACAACATGCAGTCGGTGGTCGTCACGGGGTCGTCGAACACGTGGGTGTTCTCGAACCACGACGTGGTGCGCCACGCCACGCGGTACGGGCTGGCCGACGACCCGGGCCAGGAGGGCGAGGTCGGCAAGCGCTGGCTGCTGCACGGCGGCCCGGCCTCCGAGCTCGATGCGGCGCTCGGCCTGCGTCGCGCCCGCGCCGCCACCCTGCTCATGCTCGCCCTGCCCGGCAGCGCCTACCTCTACCAGGGCGAGGAGCTCGGGCTGCCAGAGGTCGCCGACATCCCCGACGCCGAGCGGCAGGACCCCACGTTCTTCCGCAGCCCCGGCGTCGAGGTCGGGCGTGACGGGTGCCGCGTGCCGCTGCCCTGGACGACGACGGGCTCGTCGTTCGGGTTCGGCGCCGACGGCGCGCACCTGCCGCAGCCCTCGTGGTTCGGCGCGTTTTCGGTGGAGGCCGAGGGCGCCGATCCCGACTCGACGCTGCACCTCTACCGCCGCGCGCTCGCGCTGCGCCACGAGCTGCAGGGAGCCGAGGAGCTGACGTGGCGGCAGCACCCGTCGGGCTCCGCCGAGGTGCTCTGGTTCGAGCGTCCGGGCGGATGGCAGTCGGTCACGAACTTCGGGGCGTCGCCCGTCGACCTGCCCGAGGGCGAGGTGCTCGTCACCAGCGCGCCGCTCGAGGGCGGCCGGCTCCCCGGCGCGACCACGGCCTGGCTGCGCGGGTAG